One Lactobacillus crispatus DNA segment encodes these proteins:
- the rnjA gene encoding ribonuclease J1 has protein sequence MRIKNNEVAVYAIGGLHEIGKNMYCVQYQDEIIIMDCGIKFPEDNLLGINYVISDYSYLIKNRKKIKALVVSHGHEDHIGGIPFLLEKIPEIPVYATPFALSLIRGKLEEHGILKTTELHEEHEDTVLKFKKLSVSFFRTTHSIPDTLGIAVHTPLGAVVFTGDFKFDLTPVMDQPAPDFQKMAQLGNEGVLALLSDSTNAEVTQFTKSERFVAKSLHNIITGIHGRIIFATFASNLYRVSTAIQAAIDTGRKVAIFGRSMENGVDNGVDLGYLNLPKDLIVDADEINKLPPEKVMILCTGSQGEPLAALSRIANGTHRQISLQPGDTVIFSSNPIPGNTLSVNHLINKLMEGGADVIHGRVNNVHTSGHGGQEELKMMVRLVKPKYMIPVHGEYRMQVIHTQLAQQAGVPAENTFVLSNGEVVCFGPDGARIAGHIPAGDVYVDTSGTADVGNVVVHDRQILSEEGLVVAVATVDYKHKRVLAGPDILSRGFVYMRESTELISQAQKHVYHVLRNEMAKSNRPKESDIKKAITENLSDFLYSKTERRPMILPIIIEKK, from the coding sequence GTGCGAATTAAAAATAATGAAGTAGCCGTTTATGCAATCGGGGGTTTGCATGAAATCGGCAAAAATATGTATTGTGTTCAGTATCAGGATGAAATTATCATCATGGACTGTGGTATTAAATTCCCCGAAGATAACCTATTAGGTATTAATTACGTTATTTCAGACTATTCTTACCTAATCAAGAATCGTAAGAAAATCAAAGCTCTTGTGGTTAGTCACGGACATGAAGACCATATCGGTGGTATTCCATTTTTGTTAGAAAAAATTCCTGAAATTCCTGTCTATGCGACACCATTTGCCCTTTCATTAATTAGAGGCAAATTGGAAGAACACGGAATTTTAAAGACAACTGAACTACACGAAGAGCATGAGGATACTGTTTTGAAGTTTAAGAAACTTTCCGTTTCTTTCTTTAGAACTACTCACTCTATTCCTGATACTTTAGGTATTGCCGTTCATACACCACTCGGTGCCGTTGTCTTTACTGGTGACTTTAAGTTTGACTTAACACCAGTAATGGATCAACCTGCACCAGATTTTCAAAAGATGGCTCAATTAGGCAATGAAGGTGTACTTGCTCTTCTCTCAGATTCAACTAATGCTGAAGTAACACAATTTACTAAGTCTGAACGATTTGTAGCTAAGTCACTACATAATATCATCACTGGAATCCACGGTAGAATTATTTTTGCCACTTTTGCATCTAATCTTTATCGTGTATCAACTGCTATTCAAGCTGCAATTGATACCGGTAGAAAGGTTGCAATTTTTGGACGTAGTATGGAAAATGGCGTTGATAATGGGGTCGACTTGGGCTACTTAAATTTGCCTAAGGATCTAATTGTTGACGCAGATGAGATCAACAAACTACCACCTGAAAAAGTAATGATTTTATGTACTGGTTCTCAAGGTGAACCATTAGCCGCTTTATCGCGAATTGCTAATGGTACTCACCGTCAAATCAGCTTACAACCTGGTGATACAGTCATCTTCTCCTCTAACCCAATTCCAGGTAACACATTAAGTGTTAACCACTTAATCAATAAGTTAATGGAAGGCGGAGCCGATGTTATTCACGGAAGAGTAAATAACGTTCATACTTCCGGACACGGCGGCCAAGAAGAGTTAAAGATGATGGTTCGCTTAGTTAAACCTAAGTACATGATTCCTGTTCATGGTGAGTACAGAATGCAGGTTATTCACACCCAGCTTGCTCAACAAGCCGGTGTACCCGCTGAAAACACTTTTGTTTTATCTAATGGTGAAGTTGTCTGCTTTGGCCCTGATGGCGCTAGAATCGCAGGACATATTCCTGCAGGTGACGTTTACGTTGATACTTCTGGTACTGCAGACGTTGGCAACGTTGTTGTTCATGATCGTCAAATTCTTTCTGAAGAAGGTTTAGTTGTTGCAGTTGCTACAGTTGATTATAAGCACAAGCGAGTCTTAGCTGGTCCTGATATTCTCAGTCGCGGATTTGTCTACATGCGTGAATCAACTGAGTTAATTAGTCAAGCGCAAAAGCATGTTTATCATGTGCTTAGAAATGAAATGGCTAAATCAAATAGACCAAAAGAAAGTGACATTAAAAAGGCGATCACCGAAAATCTTTCAGACTTCTTGTATTCCAAGACTGAACGACGGCCTATGATTTTACCAATCATTATCGAAAAGAAATAG
- a CDS encoding diacylglycerol/lipid kinase family protein produces MHKKIKVQLLVNEVAGNGNAIKADKELQDILKEMNIPFKRQKSHYPGELVVLAQNYANLHLSSEHVLIVVGGDGSFNEVLNGIKTSNYPETAITYLPAGTGNDFARGAGLTADPRQLINNLLRDPEPEQVDCGFFTSNIKQIPKGYFVNNFGIGFDAFVVHQSNHEQLKKHLNHLNSGNMIYGLNIIKALIKQDTFTVTVKTKNETLRYGDAYFVTTTNHPYFGGGFAILPKADIYSHHLDTVIVEKPSLRKFLWLFGKLIKDGSHVNAPEFHYIEAKEILVQTNKSEYAQIDGEDIEKQPFKVTFKVDHFNLLK; encoded by the coding sequence ATGCATAAAAAAATTAAAGTTCAGTTATTAGTTAATGAGGTCGCTGGGAATGGCAATGCTATTAAAGCTGATAAAGAATTACAAGATATACTAAAAGAAATGAATATTCCTTTTAAGCGACAAAAAAGTCATTATCCTGGAGAATTAGTCGTTCTAGCACAAAATTACGCTAATTTACATCTCTCTTCTGAACATGTTTTAATCGTAGTTGGTGGAGATGGCTCCTTTAATGAAGTTTTAAATGGAATAAAGACTTCTAATTATCCTGAAACAGCTATTACTTATTTGCCTGCAGGAACAGGCAATGATTTTGCCCGTGGTGCTGGATTAACCGCAGATCCCAGGCAATTAATCAACAATTTGCTCCGAGATCCTGAACCGGAACAAGTTGATTGTGGTTTTTTCACATCAAATATTAAACAAATTCCTAAGGGTTACTTTGTTAATAATTTCGGTATTGGTTTTGATGCCTTTGTTGTTCATCAGAGTAATCATGAGCAATTAAAAAAACACCTCAATCACCTCAATTCTGGAAATATGATTTATGGCCTAAATATAATCAAGGCACTAATTAAGCAGGATACCTTTACAGTGACTGTTAAAACTAAAAACGAAACTCTTCGTTACGGAGATGCATACTTTGTCACTACTACTAACCATCCCTACTTTGGCGGTGGTTTTGCTATTTTGCCAAAAGCGGACATTTACAGTCACCATCTTGATACAGTAATTGTTGAAAAACCGAGTTTACGCAAGTTTCTCTGGCTTTTTGGTAAGCTGATCAAAGATGGTTCACACGTTAATGCACCAGAATTTCATTATATTGAAGCTAAAGAAATCCTAGTTCAAACCAATAAAAGTGAATATGCTCAAATTGATGGTGAAGATATTGAAAAGCAGCCCTTCAAAGTAACATTTAAAGTTGATCATTTTAATTTATTAAAATAA
- a CDS encoding nuclease-related domain-containing protein produces MDITIITLTVGILTYYFFQKRKKKKMKKIELSVTDKKEITKIEKIAGKRLPYRFPNHKNLTFQIIELMRPGYIKRRIFDNKGHCHYLIKYYLDRSVAELVEFGKTDGHYWRKTSWNGETKVTYHYGKHEFNELDEITKNLRYYGSIVKEGRNKILPLENDLNQYVNELENHASYQKAWITHKKVTDSQTVHDAMIVEKTLLNNKRDLKRALALQNVLRIRAINSGYKVYNQKVNAFQKRMTELHLNQIKNLRPMNILSQRDLRHLSNLLAGAAAEELVNSRLREVQTGKEIIHNLLLPYPYEKKNSLGSNQIDHVIITTSGIFCLETKARTSKNGQYNVQADYDQIADQVAKHKESIKYVLEKSNNPVIINLLRRLPNIDQLIRNVVVFVSRTDDEFTLTDSNRYQKMGIDVVQLADIQSLLVKAKTGIGLQPDEIAAIKEEMDNSKQLQEEKNYQENVLFFEDQESTLTQKQVEEQLYHANQVIKHIDQINGLLGNYLQEAREWQKQYQKYRYWKKFYDQVHDFIDQDQYYQNHNSKRDILDKI; encoded by the coding sequence ATGGATATTACAATAATTACACTAACAGTAGGCATATTAACCTATTATTTTTTTCAAAAGCGAAAAAAGAAGAAAATGAAAAAAATAGAATTATCTGTAACAGATAAGAAAGAAATAACTAAAATTGAAAAAATTGCAGGCAAAAGATTACCATACCGTTTTCCTAATCATAAGAACTTGACCTTTCAGATCATTGAATTAATGCGACCAGGTTATATTAAGCGACGCATTTTTGACAATAAAGGCCATTGTCATTATTTGATTAAGTACTATTTAGATCGTTCAGTGGCGGAATTAGTTGAATTTGGTAAGACGGATGGTCATTATTGGCGTAAGACTAGTTGGAATGGAGAAACTAAGGTAACTTACCATTATGGCAAACATGAATTCAATGAGTTAGACGAAATTACAAAAAATTTGCGCTATTATGGCTCAATAGTCAAAGAAGGTAGAAACAAAATTTTGCCTTTGGAAAATGACTTAAATCAGTATGTGAATGAGTTAGAAAATCATGCTAGTTATCAAAAAGCTTGGATTACACATAAAAAAGTAACTGATTCACAGACTGTTCATGATGCTATGATAGTTGAAAAAACTTTGTTGAATAATAAACGTGATTTGAAACGAGCTTTGGCTCTGCAAAATGTTTTACGAATTCGGGCAATTAATTCTGGCTATAAGGTTTACAATCAAAAAGTAAACGCATTTCAAAAAAGAATGACTGAACTACATTTGAATCAAATAAAAAATTTGCGACCTATGAATATTTTATCTCAACGTGATTTGCGCCATCTTAGCAATCTCTTGGCAGGCGCTGCCGCAGAAGAATTAGTGAATTCTCGTTTACGTGAAGTGCAGACAGGGAAAGAAATAATTCATAATTTACTGTTACCATATCCCTATGAAAAAAAGAATAGTTTAGGGAGTAACCAAATTGATCATGTGATAATTACGACTAGCGGGATTTTTTGCTTGGAAACCAAAGCACGAACAAGTAAAAATGGACAGTATAATGTGCAGGCTGATTATGATCAGATAGCTGATCAAGTGGCCAAGCATAAAGAAAGTATTAAATATGTCCTAGAAAAAAGCAACAACCCAGTGATTATTAATTTATTGAGACGCTTGCCAAATATAGATCAATTAATCAGAAACGTGGTTGTATTTGTAAGTAGAACAGATGATGAGTTCACATTGACTGATTCGAACCGTTATCAAAAAATGGGAATAGATGTTGTGCAATTGGCAGATATTCAGTCGTTATTAGTCAAAGCTAAAACTGGAATTGGATTACAGCCAGACGAAATTGCAGCTATCAAAGAAGAAATGGATAATAGTAAACAATTGCAAGAAGAAAAAAATTATCAAGAAAATGTTCTATTTTTTGAAGATCAGGAGTCAACGTTAACTCAAAAGCAGGTGGAAGAGCAATTGTATCATGCTAATCAGGTGATTAAACATATCGATCAGATTAATGGACTTCTTGGTAATTACTTGCAAGAAGCACGGGAGTGGCAAAAGCAGTATCAAAAATACCGTTATTGGAAGAAATTTTATGATCAAGTACATGATTTCATTGATCAGGACCAATATTATCAAAATCATAATTCGAAAAGAGATATTTTAGATAAGATATAA
- a CDS encoding SF1B family DNA helicase RecD2, producing MNEFTGKVNGIVFENSKDLYKILDVEIIGTLSDYSRPDIKVTGNFGDIQINSSYRFEGKLVMHEKFGLQFRANNYKQVLPHEEGSLTKYLSSNKFPGIGKKAATTIIDELGLNALDVLKESPAKIDKLSLTRKQKDSLLAGLNAMDSYSEVILKLAKYGINKRIAGRVYQLYHGEALAKLEKDPYAAVNDISGFAFKTADMMGSQLDIASDDPRRIKGAVYQVLLDALNGEGDTYVGLAELLTEASKLLQINQFDPIASCINSLQEAGKVIVDGENAALQNIYQTEVDIARLMKNLVEKKEDKKREQYDDKKVEQAIKDAEKELKIHYDDTQKLAIKNAVNQPISILTGGPGTGKTTIINGILLVLRKLAEIPSSALYSEDPPFLLAAPTGRAAKRMGEITGISAKTIHRMLGLGIGDTNTQDLNELNGEILIVDEMSMVDMFLFKQLLASIHDTRHIVFVGDKDQLPSVGAGNVFSDLIKSQAFPTTILKQIHRQGDDSTIITLAHDVNEGKDQQALFKKTKNYSFISCRPELVGDAVGQIVKLALKRGFAKDDIQVLSAMYLGNGGVTNLNNVIQAILNPSQPKSKVLEAHNEVFRIGDRILQLQNNPEKDIYNGQIGKIISIDEDDAKECMIADFDGREVAFSRKDLNDLTRAYAITIHKSQGSEFPLVILNLTMQNFVMLKRNLLYTAITRAEKNLVLVGDPRAFVAAFKTPGNDRKTGLAAKICQQLGITKSLDKSDQSKQHEKAQEMENETDKAEVAEDFVLTPEKIYSGEIDPMIGMENIKL from the coding sequence ATGAATGAATTTACCGGTAAGGTTAACGGGATTGTTTTTGAAAATAGTAAAGACTTGTATAAAATTCTTGACGTTGAAATTATCGGCACTTTATCCGATTATTCTCGTCCCGATATTAAGGTGACAGGGAATTTTGGCGATATTCAAATTAATAGTAGCTATCGCTTCGAGGGTAAACTAGTAATGCATGAAAAATTTGGCTTGCAGTTTAGAGCAAATAACTATAAGCAAGTCTTGCCACATGAAGAGGGATCTTTAACTAAGTATTTGAGTTCGAATAAGTTCCCTGGAATTGGTAAAAAGGCTGCGACTACGATTATTGATGAATTAGGGCTAAATGCCTTAGATGTATTGAAGGAAAGTCCAGCTAAGATTGATAAGCTTTCTTTAACTAGAAAGCAAAAGGATAGTCTTTTGGCAGGACTAAATGCGATGGATTCTTATTCAGAAGTAATTTTAAAATTGGCTAAATACGGCATTAATAAGCGTATTGCAGGACGGGTTTACCAGCTTTATCATGGTGAAGCATTAGCAAAACTAGAGAAAGATCCTTATGCAGCAGTTAATGATATTTCGGGTTTTGCATTTAAAACCGCGGATATGATGGGAAGCCAATTAGATATTGCTAGTGATGATCCACGTAGAATTAAAGGTGCTGTTTATCAAGTATTACTCGATGCTTTAAATGGTGAGGGAGATACTTATGTAGGCTTAGCTGAGTTATTAACAGAAGCAAGTAAATTGCTTCAAATCAATCAATTCGACCCAATTGCTAGCTGTATTAATAGTTTACAAGAAGCTGGCAAAGTAATAGTTGATGGTGAGAATGCTGCTCTACAAAATATTTATCAAACAGAAGTTGATATTGCTCGCTTGATGAAAAACTTGGTAGAAAAAAAAGAAGATAAAAAAAGAGAACAATATGATGATAAAAAGGTAGAGCAAGCAATCAAGGATGCTGAAAAGGAACTTAAGATTCACTACGACGATACACAGAAGTTGGCCATCAAAAACGCAGTTAACCAACCGATTTCTATTTTGACAGGTGGACCAGGTACAGGTAAAACTACTATTATTAATGGAATTTTATTAGTATTACGCAAGCTGGCTGAGATTCCTTCCTCCGCTCTTTACAGTGAAGATCCTCCGTTTTTACTAGCAGCACCGACTGGACGTGCAGCTAAAAGAATGGGTGAAATTACCGGAATCAGTGCTAAAACAATTCACCGAATGTTGGGGTTAGGTATTGGTGATACTAACACTCAGGACTTGAATGAGTTAAATGGTGAAATCTTAATTGTTGATGAAATGTCGATGGTTGACATGTTCCTTTTTAAACAACTTTTGGCAAGTATTCATGATACGCGGCATATTGTTTTCGTTGGTGATAAGGATCAGTTACCTTCGGTTGGAGCTGGCAATGTCTTCAGTGACCTGATTAAATCGCAAGCGTTTCCAACTACTATTTTGAAGCAGATTCATAGACAGGGTGATGATTCAACGATTATTACTTTGGCGCATGATGTTAATGAGGGTAAAGATCAGCAAGCCTTGTTTAAGAAAACAAAGAATTATTCTTTTATTAGCTGTCGTCCCGAATTAGTAGGGGATGCAGTTGGACAAATTGTTAAACTTGCTTTAAAACGTGGATTTGCAAAAGATGATATTCAAGTGCTTAGCGCGATGTATCTTGGCAATGGTGGTGTAACTAACCTTAATAATGTTATTCAGGCAATTTTAAACCCATCTCAGCCTAAAAGTAAGGTATTAGAAGCACATAATGAAGTTTTCCGAATTGGCGATCGTATTCTGCAATTGCAAAATAATCCTGAAAAAGATATTTATAATGGACAAATTGGTAAGATCATTAGCATTGATGAAGATGATGCCAAGGAATGCATGATTGCAGATTTTGATGGAAGAGAAGTTGCCTTTTCTAGAAAAGATTTAAATGATCTGACCCGGGCTTATGCAATCACTATTCATAAATCACAAGGTTCAGAATTTCCATTGGTAATCTTGAATCTAACCATGCAGAATTTTGTGATGCTAAAACGAAATCTTTTGTATACTGCAATAACGCGAGCTGAGAAAAACTTAGTGTTAGTTGGTGATCCACGGGCATTTGTGGCAGCTTTTAAGACGCCGGGAAATGATCGTAAGACTGGCTTAGCAGCGAAGATTTGTCAGCAATTGGGTATTACAAAATCATTGGATAAATCTGATCAAAGCAAGCAGCACGAAAAAGCTCAAGAAATGGAGAATGAAACCGATAAAGCAGAAGTAGCAGAAGATTTTGTTCTAACCCCGGAAAAAATATATTCTGGTGAAATTGATCCAATGATTGGAATGGAAAATATCAAATTATAA
- a CDS encoding tetratricopeptide repeat protein yields MDQKIAQLYDEGKVEQAIHLLIKKIDQHPQQVANYLQLSTYLIEQGSLDQAQKLLEQAQHLVKEPQELNYNLAVCYYMQGDFDKALALLDQIPNDDLTLYQKALTYLKLGQGQKALAYALTIKKIDERIQELLGDIWLSLGENQQAQQMYLAIPDNKKNAKVYFLLGVTTLEKDRDQAQKYFAQAKQMDAKYYQQAMNQYASIMKMLNDKEKKNYE; encoded by the coding sequence ATGGATCAAAAAATAGCGCAACTTTATGATGAAGGTAAAGTAGAACAAGCCATTCATCTTTTAATCAAAAAAATCGATCAGCATCCACAACAAGTTGCTAATTATTTGCAGCTATCGACGTATTTAATTGAGCAAGGAAGCTTGGATCAAGCACAGAAGCTATTGGAGCAGGCCCAGCATCTGGTTAAAGAGCCACAAGAATTAAATTATAATCTGGCAGTGTGTTATTACATGCAAGGCGATTTTGATAAGGCACTGGCTTTATTAGATCAGATACCTAATGATGACTTAACTCTTTATCAAAAGGCACTAACTTACTTAAAATTAGGGCAAGGCCAAAAAGCTTTAGCTTATGCTTTGACGATCAAAAAAATTGATGAGCGAATTCAGGAATTGCTAGGCGATATTTGGTTAAGTTTGGGTGAGAATCAACAGGCTCAGCAAATGTATTTGGCAATTCCTGATAATAAGAAAAATGCGAAAGTTTATTTTTTACTAGGTGTCACTACATTAGAAAAAGATCGTGACCAGGCTCAAAAATATTTTGCTCAAGCTAAGCAGATGGATGCTAAGTATTATCAGCAAGCAATGAATCAGTATGCTTCAATTATGAAGATGCTAAATGACAAGGAAAAGAAAAATTATGAATGA
- a CDS encoding histidine phosphatase family protein, which produces MQIYFVRHGKTEWNLASRFQGGHGDSPLLPQSLEDIKKLGHHLQGTKFRGIFASPLDRAFNTAQGIDDAMNANLPVVIDERLREFNLGDMEGMKFGDAEKKFPKQMDNFWHHPDKYDPTELHGEDYPHVIARGKAFAQEMAQRFPDDDDKILAVSHGAALSAIMGGLLGYPLKDIRKNGGLSNTSLTVLETLDGGKTFKPVVWNETSYLGRKLSKTDSL; this is translated from the coding sequence ATGCAAATTTATTTTGTTCGTCATGGCAAAACTGAGTGGAATTTAGCTAGTCGCTTCCAAGGAGGACATGGAGATTCACCACTTTTGCCACAAAGCTTAGAAGATATAAAAAAATTAGGTCATCACTTGCAAGGAACTAAATTTAGAGGAATTTTTGCCAGTCCGCTTGATCGGGCCTTTAATACCGCTCAGGGCATCGATGATGCAATGAACGCTAACTTACCCGTTGTGATCGATGAACGACTCAGAGAGTTTAATTTGGGTGATATGGAGGGAATGAAGTTTGGGGATGCAGAGAAAAAATTCCCTAAACAAATGGATAATTTTTGGCACCATCCAGATAAATATGATCCGACTGAACTTCATGGTGAGGATTATCCACATGTTATTGCTCGTGGAAAAGCATTTGCTCAAGAAATGGCACAAAGATTTCCTGACGATGATGATAAGATTCTAGCAGTTAGTCATGGTGCGGCATTATCAGCTATTATGGGTGGACTTTTAGGCTATCCATTGAAAGATATTCGCAAAAATGGCGGCCTTAGCAATACCTCTTTAACTGTCTTAGAAACACTAGATGGCGGAAAGACTTTTAAACCGGTAGTGTGGAATGAAACTAGTTATTTAGGACGTAAATTATCGAAGACGGACTCGTTATAA
- the mnmA gene encoding tRNA 2-thiouridine(34) synthase MnmA, with product MVDNSKTRVVVGMSGGVDSSVSALLLKQQGYDVVGVFMKNWDDTDDSGVCTATEDYEDVKKVADKIGIPYYSINFEKEYWHRVFEYFLDEYKKGRTPNPDVMCNSQIKFKSFLEFAMDLDADYIAMGHYAKTVKDANGVTHMMRPKDGNKDQTYFLSQLSQEQISKVIFPLANLTKPQVREIALANGLATAKKKDSTGICFIGERNFRKFLSEFLPAKSGKMVTPDGKVVGEHAGLMYYTIGQRQGLGLGSTKESTDPWFVVGKDLKKNELIVEQGYDSPLLYASRLKASDMSFFTGKPDHDFEMHCTAKFRYRQCDIGVTVKYHAADNTADVYFDEPARAVTPGQALVLYKGEECLGGGNIDAAYQEEKQLQLV from the coding sequence ATGGTTGACAATAGCAAGACTAGAGTAGTTGTAGGTATGAGTGGTGGCGTTGACTCGTCTGTTTCAGCACTTTTACTTAAACAACAAGGCTACGATGTTGTTGGTGTCTTTATGAAGAATTGGGATGATACCGATGATTCAGGCGTCTGTACAGCTACTGAAGACTATGAAGATGTAAAAAAGGTTGCCGATAAGATTGGTATTCCATATTATTCAATTAATTTTGAAAAAGAGTATTGGCACCGCGTTTTTGAATATTTCTTGGATGAATACAAGAAGGGAAGAACCCCTAATCCTGATGTAATGTGCAATAGTCAGATTAAGTTCAAGTCGTTCTTGGAGTTTGCGATGGACTTGGATGCTGACTACATTGCAATGGGGCACTATGCTAAGACTGTTAAGGATGCCAATGGTGTTACTCATATGATGCGTCCTAAGGATGGTAACAAGGACCAGACGTACTTTTTGAGCCAATTGAGTCAAGAGCAGATTAGTAAGGTTATTTTCCCTCTAGCTAACCTAACTAAGCCACAAGTTAGAGAGATTGCTTTGGCTAATGGTTTAGCTACCGCGAAGAAAAAAGATTCTACAGGTATCTGCTTTATTGGTGAGAGAAACTTTAGAAAGTTTTTAAGTGAATTCTTACCAGCTAAATCAGGTAAGATGGTCACTCCTGATGGTAAAGTAGTTGGTGAGCATGCTGGTTTAATGTACTACACCATTGGTCAAAGACAGGGCTTGGGCTTGGGCTCAACTAAGGAATCAACTGATCCATGGTTCGTGGTCGGCAAGGATCTTAAGAAGAATGAATTAATTGTAGAGCAGGGCTATGATAGTCCACTTCTATATGCTAGTCGCTTGAAGGCAAGTGATATGTCATTCTTTACTGGTAAGCCAGATCATGATTTTGAGATGCACTGTACTGCAAAGTTCCGTTATCGTCAATGTGATATCGGCGTGACTGTTAAGTATCATGCCGCAGACAATACTGCTGATGTTTACTTTGATGAGCCAGCTCGTGCAGTTACACCAGGTCAAGCACTTGTTTTATACAAGGGTGAAGAATGTTTAGGCGGCGGTAATATTGATGCTGCTTACCAAGAAGAAAAGCAATTACAATTAGTTTAA
- a CDS encoding DUF1831 domain-containing protein, producing the protein MANTVVINGDKRKFTLNPELKLYALIDAGFVKTAKGNFNYEHPLYNDSPYNAPTKLKMTINKDLSHLTMVITDRNGLQKVNIFKNKQLAPTVELLDYILKDLEERKILLEVKD; encoded by the coding sequence ATGGCAAATACAGTTGTGATTAATGGTGATAAACGTAAGTTTACTTTGAATCCTGAGTTGAAGCTTTATGCTTTGATTGATGCTGGCTTTGTGAAGACAGCTAAGGGTAATTTTAATTATGAACATCCCCTTTACAATGATTCACCTTATAACGCGCCTACTAAGTTAAAGATGACCATTAATAAGGACTTGTCGCATTTAACTATGGTTATTACTGATCGCAACGGTTTGCAGAAGGTTAATATTTTTAAAAATAAGCAATTAGCTCCTACTGTAGAACTTTTAGATTATATTTTAAAGGATCTTGAGGAGCGTAAGATTTTGCTTGAAGTAAAGGATTGA
- a CDS encoding cysteine desulfurase family protein codes for MREIYLDNAATTPMSPKVIDIITDEMKNDFGNASSTYELGRRARNVIDRARHQIAQDINAQDGEIIFTSGGSESNNTAILGTAYARKNIGKKIITTPIEHPSVLNPMKRLENEGYNIVYLNVDENGQISLEQLKKELTPDTILVSIMAVNNEVGTIMPLKEIGAMVKDSNAYFHVDNVQGMGTIKIDVKDMNIDFLSVSAHKINGPKFLGFLYENADIDIPNLILGGEQETKRRAGTENVPGIAGFGEAVREVSEIGRDALQKKYAHYQDIILKELDDHQINYEINGGYGPGYSHHVLNLHLNGVSTTSLQTNLDLNGFAVSGGSACTAGSLEPSHVLIACFGENSPRINESIRISFGRYNTDEEIEQFAQELVKIVQRIQSKNK; via the coding sequence GTGCGTGAAATTTATTTAGATAATGCGGCAACGACACCAATGTCACCCAAGGTAATTGATATTATTACCGATGAAATGAAAAATGATTTTGGTAATGCCTCTAGTACCTATGAATTAGGTCGTAGGGCCAGAAATGTAATTGATCGAGCTCGTCACCAGATTGCTCAAGATATTAATGCTCAAGATGGAGAGATTATTTTTACTTCAGGTGGTTCAGAAAGCAATAATACAGCGATTCTTGGAACTGCCTATGCTCGTAAAAATATTGGTAAAAAGATTATTACTACGCCGATCGAACATCCCTCGGTTCTTAATCCAATGAAACGTTTGGAAAATGAGGGCTACAACATTGTCTATTTGAATGTCGATGAAAACGGGCAAATTTCTTTAGAACAGTTAAAAAAGGAATTAACGCCAGACACTATTTTAGTATCGATTATGGCCGTTAACAATGAAGTTGGTACCATTATGCCGCTCAAAGAAATCGGGGCAATGGTAAAGGACTCCAATGCATATTTTCATGTTGACAATGTTCAGGGAATGGGCACAATTAAAATTGATGTTAAGGACATGAACATTGATTTTCTGTCTGTTTCTGCACATAAAATTAATGGACCTAAGTTTTTAGGCTTTTTATATGAAAATGCGGATATCGATATTCCAAATTTGATTTTAGGCGGTGAGCAGGAAACCAAACGTCGAGCTGGAACAGAGAACGTACCAGGAATTGCCGGCTTTGGCGAAGCTGTTCGTGAAGTATCCGAGATTGGTCGTGATGCTTTGCAAAAGAAATATGCTCATTATCAAGACATTATTTTAAAGGAATTAGACGATCATCAAATTAATTATGAAATTAATGGTGGGTATGGTCCGGGTTACTCACATCATGTGCTTAATCTGCATCTCAATGGTGTATCTACTACTTCTTTACAAACAAATCTTGATTTGAATGGATTTGCCGTGTCAGGCGGTTCAGCATGTACTGCTGGTTCTTTGGAGCCATCACATGTTTTAATTGCTTGTTTTGGAGAAAATTCACCAAGAATAAATGAGTCGATCCGAATTTCATTTGGGCGTTATAATACGGATGAAGAAATTGAGCAATTCGCTCAAGAATTAGTAAAAATTGTACAAAGAATTCAATCTAAAAATAAATAG